A single Desulfomonilaceae bacterium DNA region contains:
- a CDS encoding glycosyltransferase family 4 protein, with protein sequence MRILHLSTHLGGGVGRFYKNILRYDLENEHVFALIESPKDRQLLPEAHQWFLVDAHEHFHSEIEKADIVQIEFWNHPKLYSFLVNMSAWPSCRLALYSHVSGIFPPAYLPPALAKSVDKLLLATFASKFSDAATELKDDLTVVPEFGGGDRTAHIKNKPHSDFVVLYIGSADALKIHPELISWCVELCQIDNMIKFIFCTQDDSKALSRRVPKDHIENFTFYERLEDLTTVIEFSDIFGYALHPRHFGTGEQALIEAMSAGLVPIVMDNPAERFIVSNGNTGILAKSDKEYKDAVLFLKRNPDVLNLFRQRARQAAKSLMSAENTTEIFHAVYLHMAKMYNKNKHSFPLADASPWQLFLMSQGDDAKVFERATQNVDRVQAKFTRWQLKYYDNHLSPKKGTLSQWYGIFPEDERLCLAMKTISEANMFEFNNELG encoded by the coding sequence ATGAGAATCTTGCATTTGAGCACTCATCTCGGCGGCGGCGTAGGAAGGTTTTATAAAAACATATTACGGTATGACCTCGAAAATGAACACGTTTTTGCCCTGATAGAATCACCCAAGGATCGCCAATTGCTTCCTGAGGCTCATCAGTGGTTTTTGGTTGACGCACACGAACATTTTCATTCCGAAATTGAAAAAGCCGACATTGTTCAAATAGAGTTTTGGAATCATCCTAAGCTATATTCATTTTTGGTCAATATGAGCGCATGGCCCTCATGTAGGCTTGCTCTTTACTCTCATGTATCTGGCATATTCCCACCTGCTTACTTGCCCCCTGCGCTAGCAAAGTCAGTTGATAAGCTTTTGCTTGCCACGTTTGCGTCAAAATTTAGCGATGCAGCAACTGAACTCAAGGATGATCTGACGGTCGTTCCCGAATTTGGCGGGGGGGATCGAACTGCGCATATAAAAAATAAGCCGCATTCTGATTTCGTAGTTCTTTATATTGGGTCGGCCGATGCACTAAAGATTCATCCGGAATTAATTAGTTGGTGCGTCGAGCTATGCCAAATAGACAACATGATTAAATTCATCTTTTGCACACAAGATGACTCCAAAGCATTGAGCCGTCGCGTGCCAAAAGATCATATAGAAAACTTTACATTCTATGAGAGACTAGAGGATCTCACAACGGTTATAGAGTTTAGCGACATATTTGGTTACGCATTGCATCCGCGTCACTTCGGCACAGGTGAGCAAGCTTTGATCGAGGCAATGAGTGCAGGTTTAGTACCGATTGTAATGGATAATCCTGCCGAGAGATTTATTGTAAGTAATGGTAATACTGGAATTCTCGCCAAAAGCGACAAAGAATATAAGGATGCGGTCCTTTTTTTAAAGCGGAATCCTGATGTGCTGAACTTGTTTAGACAGCGAGCACGGCAAGCGGCAAAAAGCTTAATGTCGGCAGAAAACACCACAGAAATATTTCACGCCGTATACCTTCACATGGCAAAAATGTACAACAAGAACAAGCATAGTTTTCCACTTGCAGATGCGTCACCGTGGCAATTATTTTTGATGTCGCAGGGCGACGACGCAAAAGTTTTTGAAAGAGCTACTCAAAATGTGGACAGAGTGCAAGCGAAGTTCACTCGTTGGCAACTGAAATATTATGATAACCACCTTTCCCCTAAAAAGGGGACACTATCGCAATGGTACGGAATTTTTCCCGAAGACGAAAGGCTTTGTCTCGCAATGAAAACAATTTCAGAAGCTAACATGTTTGAATTTAACAATGAGCTAGGTTGA
- a CDS encoding TylF/MycF/NovP-related O-methyltransferase, protein MEGMDMKLGSTSTHDIELTNKMLSIAKKRPLEEIFQAFPAYTRRQLLTRFLAYYELFKKIQDTPGWIAECGVYRGFSFFSLGKFLEIFCMGDKTRKIIGFDNFKGFTPLHPKDGPPDPKVTRHEGGTNPEDFEDEFMELLKCANNDCFAPWAERMVLVNGDARVTIPDYCNKNPGLRLSMLHIDVDIYEPVLTAFEHLYPKVLPGGIIVLDEFAHKDWPGESAALEDYFKANNLLTPKLQTLSWVGSPTTFFIKTEW, encoded by the coding sequence ATGGAAGGCATGGACATGAAACTTGGTTCGACATCAACCCATGATATCGAACTCACAAATAAAATGTTGAGTATTGCTAAAAAACGACCGCTGGAAGAAATTTTTCAAGCGTTTCCAGCTTATACGAGACGACAATTGCTGACAAGATTCTTGGCATACTACGAACTATTCAAGAAGATTCAAGACACACCAGGATGGATTGCTGAGTGTGGTGTGTACAGAGGGTTTAGTTTTTTCTCTTTAGGGAAGTTTTTAGAAATATTCTGCATGGGTGATAAAACAAGAAAAATCATCGGATTTGACAACTTTAAGGGATTCACACCCCTTCACCCGAAAGATGGCCCCCCTGATCCTAAAGTTACGAGGCATGAAGGCGGAACTAATCCAGAAGACTTTGAAGATGAATTTATGGAACTCCTCAAATGCGCTAATAATGATTGCTTTGCGCCATGGGCTGAACGAATGGTTTTGGTAAATGGTGATGCCAGAGTAACGATTCCGGACTATTGCAATAAAAACCCAGGACTCAGACTGTCCATGCTCCATATTGATGTTGATATTTATGAACCCGTCTTGACTGCCTTTGAACACTTATATCCTAAGGTATTACCGGGTGGAATCATTGTGCTCGATGAGTTTGCGCACAAGGACTGGCCTGGTGAGAGTGCTGCTCTTGAAGACTACTTCAAAGCAAACAATTTGCTCACACCAAAACTACAAACCCTATCATGGGTGGGTAGTCCTACCACATTTTTTATAAAAACCGAGTGGTGA
- a CDS encoding NAD(P)-dependent oxidoreductase: protein MTLRVLVTGATGFVGRQIVRSLAAQGADIVAVVREGKVSQVEALPRITGVTSTPDAFAESPDWWARVCKGVDTVIHAAWYVEPGKYLQSPKNLDCLSGTLNIARGVVQAGVRRFVGVGTCVEYDLELGVLSVVTPLKPLTPYAAAKAAAYMALSQWLPGQSVEFVWCRLFYLYGEGEDERRLVPYVRAKLAAGEVAELTSGKQIRDFLDVVEAGRLIAKSAIGTQQGPVNICSGVSITVRQLAEQIADEYGRRDLLKFGARPDNSLDPPCVFGIRNL from the coding sequence ATGACCCTCCGTGTCCTTGTCACCGGCGCTACGGGGTTTGTCGGCAGGCAAATTGTTCGGTCGCTGGCTGCGCAAGGCGCCGACATCGTTGCGGTGGTGCGCGAAGGCAAAGTGTCGCAGGTTGAGGCCCTACCACGTATCACTGGCGTCACCTCGACACCCGATGCCTTTGCGGAATCCCCTGACTGGTGGGCGAGGGTCTGTAAGGGTGTTGATACTGTCATCCACGCCGCCTGGTATGTGGAACCCGGAAAATATCTACAGTCGCCCAAAAACCTCGATTGCCTAAGCGGTACCCTCAATATTGCCCGAGGCGTGGTTCAGGCAGGCGTTAGACGGTTCGTGGGTGTGGGCACCTGCGTTGAATATGACCTGGAGCTTGGTGTGTTGTCGGTGGTAACGCCACTGAAACCCCTCACCCCCTACGCCGCGGCCAAGGCCGCCGCCTACATGGCGCTCTCGCAGTGGCTCCCTGGCCAGTCAGTGGAGTTTGTCTGGTGCCGGTTGTTCTACCTCTATGGGGAAGGTGAGGATGAACGCCGATTGGTGCCCTACGTGCGCGCTAAACTGGCTGCAGGAGAAGTCGCCGAATTAACCAGCGGAAAACAGATTCGCGATTTTCTGGATGTGGTCGAGGCAGGACGTCTCATTGCGAAATCGGCCATTGGAACACAGCAAGGCCCGGTGAACATCTGCTCGGGAGTATCCATTACGGTGCGCCAGTTGGCTGAGCAAATTGCCGATGAGTATGGTCGGCGCGACCTGCTCAAGTTTGGGGCGCGACCCGACAACTCTTTGGATCCGCCCTGTGTCTTTGGAATCAGGAACTTATGA
- the rfbC gene encoding dTDP-4-dehydrorhamnose 3,5-epimerase, translating to MIFTEIKLAGVFIIDIEPISDERGFFARTFCKKEFQQRVLVSEFDQCSVSYNKTKGTLRGMHYQAAPHAETKIVSCIKGAFYDVVLDLRRESNTFKQWVGVELTSGNRRSLYIPEGCAHGFLTLQDNSEVYYQISEFHHPESARGVRWDDPAFGIEWPVKVANVSSRDQSYPFWRVF from the coding sequence ATGATATTTACCGAAATCAAGCTGGCAGGCGTCTTCATAATTGATATTGAACCTATTTCAGATGAACGAGGCTTCTTCGCAAGAACGTTTTGTAAGAAAGAATTTCAACAAAGAGTTCTCGTTTCTGAATTCGATCAATGTAGTGTCTCATACAACAAAACAAAGGGCACATTGAGGGGAATGCATTACCAAGCTGCTCCCCACGCTGAAACCAAGATAGTGTCCTGCATAAAAGGCGCTTTCTACGATGTAGTGTTGGATCTGAGACGTGAGTCTAACACATTCAAACAGTGGGTTGGAGTGGAACTTACTTCGGGAAATCGCCGTTCATTGTATATTCCAGAAGGTTGCGCTCATGGATTTCTCACACTGCAAGATAACAGCGAGGTCTATTACCAGATTTCTGAATTCCATCATCCAGAATCCGCTCGAGGTGTCAGATGGGATGACCCGGCGTTTGGGATAGAATGGCCTGTTAAAGTTGCCAATGTTTCATCGCGGGATCAATCTTATCCTTTCTGGAGAGTTTTTTGA
- a CDS encoding class I SAM-dependent methyltransferase, with the protein MNKPGHCRFCEKPLTHTFVDLGSSPPTNSLLTRDETQQMEPFYPLHAYVCDECFLVQLSHSITPDEIFREYVYFSSYSDTWLAHAEQYTSNMVDRFGFDNNSLVVEIAGNDGYLLQYFKELGIPCLNIEPALNVADMARSKGIETITEFFGVSLAEQLVSQGKNADLLLGNNVLAHVPDINDFVRGMKLLLKPNGVITMEFPHILKLMEQTLFDTIYHEHYSYLSLCTVKRIFESHGLGLFDVEEFPFQGGSYRIYAQQADSGSQKATRRLNDTIQIEIDSGLSSLEAYGDFSEKVKQTKRKLVSLLIQIKNQGKSIVGYGAPAKGNNLLNYCGIRTDFLDYTVDISPLKQGLFIPGNHIPIFHPDKIKETKPDYVLILPWNLKDEIMAQMSHIRDWGGKFIIPIPDPVIF; encoded by the coding sequence ATGAACAAACCGGGACACTGCCGATTTTGCGAGAAGCCTTTAACGCACACTTTTGTTGATCTAGGATCATCGCCCCCTACCAATTCTTTATTGACTCGCGACGAAACTCAACAAATGGAGCCATTCTATCCTTTACACGCCTATGTTTGCGACGAGTGTTTCCTTGTACAACTTTCCCATTCCATTACGCCAGACGAAATCTTTAGAGAATATGTATACTTCTCTTCATATTCAGATACATGGCTGGCTCATGCTGAACAATATACTTCAAACATGGTTGATCGGTTTGGTTTCGATAATAACAGCCTCGTGGTGGAGATCGCCGGGAACGACGGCTATTTGCTACAATATTTCAAAGAGCTAGGCATTCCTTGTCTTAACATCGAACCAGCGCTCAATGTTGCTGATATGGCACGCTCCAAGGGAATTGAAACAATAACCGAATTCTTTGGCGTGTCGCTGGCCGAACAACTTGTTTCCCAAGGCAAAAACGCCGACTTACTCTTGGGCAATAACGTGCTCGCTCATGTGCCGGACATTAATGATTTTGTCCGTGGCATGAAATTACTCCTGAAGCCAAACGGCGTTATCACAATGGAGTTCCCGCATATCCTGAAACTTATGGAACAAACCCTTTTTGATACAATCTACCACGAGCACTATTCATATTTGTCGCTTTGTACAGTCAAAAGAATTTTCGAAAGCCACGGTCTGGGACTCTTTGATGTTGAAGAGTTTCCCTTTCAAGGCGGTTCTTATCGCATTTACGCTCAGCAAGCTGATAGTGGCTCCCAAAAAGCGACTCGCAGATTGAACGACACGATTCAGATTGAAATAGATTCGGGGCTTTCAAGCCTGGAAGCATATGGTGATTTTTCTGAAAAGGTCAAACAGACCAAACGCAAGCTGGTGTCACTTCTAATTCAAATAAAGAACCAGGGTAAATCGATTGTCGGTTATGGAGCGCCTGCTAAAGGGAACAATCTATTAAATTATTGCGGCATTAGGACAGATTTTCTGGATTATACCGTTGATATTAGCCCGTTAAAACAGGGCTTGTTCATACCCGGAAATCATATTCCGATTTTTCATCCTGATAAAATCAAGGAAACTAAGCCTGATTATGTCCTTATTTTGCCGTGGAATTTGAAGGATGAGATTATGGCTCAGATGAGCCACATCAGGGATTGGGGCGGTAAGTTCATAATTCCAATTCCTGATCCGGTTATTTTTTGA
- a CDS encoding ABC transporter ATP-binding protein, translating to MKFKKINSNEVESQPGIGNLIVRLWCHLTRRRQRQVGLLLVLMLVSASAEVVTVGAVIPFIGALAAPNRIFDQPIVRSMANALGIASSDQLILPFTIAFALTAITAGIIRFLLLWASTRLANVMGADLSTELYLQALYQPYRIQVTRNSSELISRINAKAWMAVTVIQSLLNLVASVSLVIFLVPVLMAIDRLAVTITAGVFIISYGFITRLSRARLYINSQRVAKDSTLVVKALQEGFGGIRDVILNGVQSVYSDIFRRADLPLRIASSSNTVIATCPKFAMEALAMVVLAGLAYGLNAKTGGFSDSFPVLGALALGAQRLLPALQQIYSSWASIAGSQASLTEVVDMLDLPLPNEATDPGLAPLEFKDSIRFESVRFRYLTDGPWVLDGLNFTIPKRSSVGFVGATGSGKSTTLDLLMGLLDPNEGQILVDGLSISGPCRRAWQRLVAHVPQTIFLADTTFSENIAFGVPLKDINMERVREVAHQAQIDDFIESSPEGYNTFVGERGIKLSGGQRQRVGIARALYKQASVLVFDEATSSLDNATEQAVMESIEKLNRDFTILIIAHRLTTVKRCDKIIELAHGRVVAQGSYEELLQTSPSFNRMVKAVA from the coding sequence TTGAAATTTAAAAAAATAAATTCCAATGAAGTGGAATCTCAGCCCGGTATTGGTAATCTGATCGTTCGACTCTGGTGTCATTTGACCAGGCGCCGTCAGAGACAAGTTGGCCTGCTGTTGGTATTGATGCTGGTCAGCGCATCTGCCGAGGTAGTCACAGTTGGCGCTGTAATTCCGTTCATTGGAGCGTTGGCGGCCCCGAATCGTATCTTTGATCAACCGATCGTGAGAAGCATGGCAAATGCCCTTGGCATTGCTTCATCCGACCAACTTATATTGCCTTTCACCATAGCTTTCGCTCTTACGGCGATTACCGCCGGAATCATACGCTTCCTTTTGTTGTGGGCTAGTACACGGCTTGCTAACGTCATGGGAGCTGATTTAAGCACCGAGCTTTATCTCCAGGCTTTGTATCAACCTTACCGGATACAAGTGACCCGTAACAGTAGCGAGTTGATCAGCCGCATTAATGCCAAGGCTTGGATGGCTGTAACGGTTATTCAGTCGTTGCTTAATTTGGTTGCTTCTGTTTCTCTGGTTATTTTTCTGGTACCGGTTCTAATGGCAATTGATCGACTGGCAGTCACAATAACGGCTGGGGTCTTCATAATTAGCTATGGGTTCATCACTCGGTTATCTCGAGCTCGGCTATATATCAACAGTCAGCGTGTTGCTAAGGATAGCACCCTGGTTGTTAAAGCACTACAAGAAGGGTTCGGGGGCATCCGTGATGTTATTCTTAATGGGGTGCAGTCAGTTTATAGCGACATTTTTCGTAGAGCGGACTTGCCCTTACGTATCGCCTCATCTTCAAACACTGTCATTGCCACCTGTCCGAAATTCGCCATGGAAGCCTTGGCCATGGTTGTGCTAGCCGGGTTAGCTTATGGTCTTAACGCCAAGACAGGAGGTTTCAGTGACTCTTTTCCGGTTCTGGGCGCACTTGCTTTGGGCGCTCAACGTCTCCTTCCCGCCCTTCAGCAGATTTATTCAAGCTGGGCCTCAATTGCTGGGAGCCAGGCCTCTTTGACCGAAGTAGTTGACATGCTCGATCTGCCTTTGCCTAACGAAGCTACTGATCCTGGGCTCGCACCCCTTGAATTCAAAGACTCCATTCGTTTTGAGTCTGTGCGTTTCCGTTACTTGACAGATGGACCCTGGGTTCTGGATGGTCTCAATTTCACAATACCAAAGAGGTCAAGTGTTGGTTTTGTAGGCGCTACCGGCAGTGGTAAGAGTACGACCTTGGATCTATTAATGGGCCTTCTGGACCCAAATGAGGGCCAGATACTTGTAGATGGACTCTCGATAAGTGGGCCCTGTCGCCGCGCATGGCAACGTCTAGTAGCCCACGTTCCGCAAACCATTTTCCTTGCTGATACGACGTTTTCGGAAAACATAGCTTTTGGAGTCCCCCTCAAAGACATTAATATGGAACGAGTCCGTGAGGTAGCACACCAGGCTCAGATAGACGATTTTATCGAAAGCAGTCCCGAGGGGTACAACACATTTGTTGGTGAACGAGGTATAAAACTTTCGGGAGGTCAACGCCAAAGGGTCGGTATCGCTCGGGCTTTGTACAAACAAGCCTCAGTTTTGGTATTCGACGAAGCCACCAGTTCCCTCGATAACGCCACAGAACAAGCTGTTATGGAATCAATAGAGAAATTAAACCGAGATTTCACAATCCTAATCATTGCCCATAGACTCACTACTGTTAAACGCTGCGACAAAATCATAGAACTTGCACACGGTCGCGTAGTTGCCCAAGGTTCATACGAAGAATTGCTGCAAACTAGTCCCAGTTTCAATAGAATGGTTAAAGCTGTAGCGTGA